TCGGGCTCCTCGACCACGAGGAAATTGGCAAAAGTCTGTTTGACCTTCTGATATTTAAATTCGAGGAGCTTGAGGGTCAGGTAAATGAGGTTTGCTCCGCCTAGGCTGAGCTCATGGATCGCGCCCTCATATCCGGCTTCCGATTCGCCGACGAAGAGCTTCAGCGACTGGAAGAGGCGATCGGCTTCATCGGACAGGTCGGACCGGATAGAGAGGGATTTCGGGGAGTAGGTTTCGCCTGCTGCATCAGTGATTGTTTCGCGGATATCGGCGCGGATCGCGCCTACGTCGTCAAGACCCTCGATCGCATCATTCAGGTTAGACACCAGGTCGCTGATCGGAGCAAAGGCAGCGGGGTCGATCTCGCCGCTCTTGCCCTTGAGCAGAGTGAGCAGCGGATTGGTGCGATTGTTCTGGAACTCCGCAACGACGTCGCGGAGCGCCTGGACGAAGGTGAAGCCGACTTCGCGCGCAATCGAAAACATGCCGGGGACGACCCCGCCAATTTCGGGCGGGGTGAGTTCCTCCGGGAAAGTGACTGTATCGAAATCGCCGACAAGCGAACGATAGACATCGGGATCGCAGAAATCAGCGCTGCTTTTGCCGGTGAAGATCGTTTCGTAGTCCGACAGACTGACCTCGGCGCGCAGCGCCGCCAAGCCAGCATGATCGCCGACAGCCAGCTCGCCTAGCTTCTGGCGAACTGCAGCTTTCGGACGGAAGATCAGATTATAGGTCGCCCGATCAACGGTCGCGGCGGCGATGTTGCCGGTAGCGTGGAGGAACAGCGACTGGATCGTTTCATCCTGCGACACATCGGTGAATTCGAGGCTGATGATGATCCAGTGACCGCGCCACTCGGCGATACCGCGATGGAAGTCGCGTTCATCGAGACGGTAGGCCATGCGGAGCAGGTTCTCATCGAGAAGCAGCCGGATCGCCCGAAACAGGTTTGTCTTGCCGGACCCGTTCTCGCCGATGATCGTGTTGACGCCCTTTTCAAACTTCACCGTCGCAGCGGCAAAGTTTCGGTAATTGACCATCTGGAGTTTCGATATGTGCATGGTTCCCCCGGATTTGAGTTTGTAGCGTGATCAGGTGCGATCGGAAAAGCGGTTGAAGGGGGTGATCTCACGCACCAGCAACTCGACGTCGCGCAGATAGATTTCTTTGCGAAGAAAGGCGATTTCATCGCCCTGCAGACCATCGTCGACATCGATGTACCAAGCGCGGGGGTTGGGATTGTCGTCACCGTTCCAGCGATAGCCGCGTGCCTTGAGCACGTCCTTCAAATCGAAAGGGGAGTTCTCCGCCCAGATTCGCCAGCTTGGGCGTCGGGCCTTTTCCAGAAGCTTCTGCATTGCCGGCACGCGGCTTGCGGGAAGCGGCATAGCGAGCAATTCGATGGCTGCGCGACAGTCATGAACGGCGCGGTGACGATCGTAGAAAAACCCGGCGCCGGCGGCGAGATAGGCCAGTTTCACGCCTTCATGACCTTCGCCGATCCAGTCGATCTGCGACATCGAACAGGCCCAGGGTTTGAACACAAATGCATCGCTGAGACGTTCGAGAAACCGCCGATCAAAGCCGGCATTGTGCGCGATCACAAGAGAAGCGCGATCGACCAGTGCGCGGACAGCGTCGAGATCGATACGATGCCCGGCAACCATCGCGTCGGTAATCCCGGTCAAACGGGTTATTTCGGGCGGAATCGGCGCCGACGGCTCCTGAAACTGTTCGAATGGTGGACCAATATCGCAAATCAAACCGTCGGGGAGATAGCTGAACGGTATCATGCCGAGCTCAATGATCTCGTGCTTGGTCGGATCGAGCCCCGTCGTCTCAACATCCACGAATAGACCGAGACGGGTCGGGGCACCGCCTGAATCATTGATTCGAAGCCTGGGTTGCAAGCGTCGTAGTACGCGGTACTGCCCACTTGCCTGTAATGCCTCGGCCATCGCGTCAAGATCGTTCATTGTGGTCCCTGTCGCCTATAATCGGCATAGCCGATCTAACGAAGGCGACTATGGCGTTAATTCAAATTGTCTACGATATACCTGCGATGCCCTGCGCGGCGACGGGTCTGGGGACTGCTGTTCGATTAAGCTGCCAAACCGGGGGAAAGGTCGCCACTTGGCATTCGTGGTCGGCCACCACTCAATACGTGATGGCCGACCGTCGATCTACTCCGCGTCGCCCGTCCAATCGTCGTAGTCGTCGGGGAGATGGCTCAGATCTTCAGGTGGCTTCGCGAATGTTTCCCATTCTTCCGCCGTCATCATGTCGGTCCGGATGCTTTTCTGCAGTTGGTTGTTCCAGTCGGGAATGGCGGAGATGCGAACCAACATCACCTCGACCTTGCCCTTGTCGTAGATTTCGAACGTCCGCGTCTTCGCCAGTTCGACATAATTGCCAAGATCCTGCGCCAGCTCGTCGACCGAGATGCGGAAACATGCATGTGGTTTCATGGAGTTAGAACCTTTCGATTGCGTACAACAATCCCGCCGACCGCGGAGCCGCGTGGGCGATGCAGTCGGGCAGGCAAAAGGCTCGTGCCGAGAGTGATAGCCGATCGGGAGCGGAAGGAAAGCCCCGCTCCGTTAGCGCTCAAGCTGGCGCATCAGGTAACCGGCACCGGCCGGCGTGGCGTTCACCGCGATCGCGAGCTTGTTGCGTGTCAGCGACGGCAGAGCGACCCGCAGCTCGGCCGCATCGACCAAGCGGCTGCGCGCGGTCCGCCGATATCGCTCATGCAACCGCGACATTTCTCGCTCCATGCGATCGAGCGAGCGAGCAGCAAGCGGCGCCTGACTGAACAGGCACTCGGCAAGCAGGTCACGCCATTCCGCGAACGACGAGCACAGAAATTTGTGCCGGGGGACGAGCGAGGGAAGCAGGTTCGCGCTGAGTCCCGAGCGCTGTAGCAGTGTCGGTACCATTATCATCACCAGCCAGGCACGGAGATGGTCGTGGCCGAAGGAGATGGTGCGCCCGTCGGGGAGAGTCGCAACCAGCTCGGAATGATCCGCGGCGCGGCGAACCAACCGCGCCATCTGGGCAAGCCTACCCGAGATTGACGTCAGCGATGGCTCGAGCCCAGGCTCATCCGTAATCTTGCGGAGACCGCGCCACAGCGGGCCGTAATGGACGAGGTCGGCACCCGACCAGGTCGACGCCTCGGCTTCAGCGTCGAACAAGCCTTGCAGCAACCGACGAACCTGGCGATCGCGCCCGGCGGACGCGGGCGCAAGGCTGGCGAAGAAGAAATGGACGATTGCCGCCACTCCAAGCGGATCATTCAGCCCCTCGCTCGCGCGCGGCGGTGAACCCGACCCAGCGACCCACGCCTCGATTGCGTTTGCATCGGTCGGCACTCCCGCGTTGCACGCGGTGATCGCCGCGCCTTCGAAACGCGCACGGATGCTCCAGGCCGTGCGCGCCGGACTGTGGGTCAGGCGCCCGTCGAGCCGTCCGAGGGCGAGGAGAGGGTCTAGGCGTTCCATATATATGCGTGGTCGAATATCCAACGATTCTAGTCGCATATGGATTCCGCAGGAAAGCAAAAAGTGGGTTAGCTTTCGCCCACTCGTACGGTTCGCGAGCGCACATGTGATAAGGGGAACTTATCACATGTTGCAAGATCGCCCGTTCTGACTAGTTTTGTGCCGACGTGCCCGACATCGCACCCCCTTCAGCGTCGCCCGGTAGCGCCCTCACCGAGCTGCAAACCGACCTCGCGATCGCATTGCGCACACCGAACGTCGCCGTCGATCGCGAGCTTCTCGCCGCCTATGTCGAGGCGGCCGCGCCGAACTCGATCCGCGCGCTGCGACAGGACGTCGAAGCATTCGACCTGTGGTGCCGGCGCAGCGATACCCGCGCGTTCCCCGCGACGCCCGGTATGGTCGCGGACTGGCTGAAGCATCGCGCAAGCGAGGGCGCCGCGCCCGCCTCGCTGGTTCGGTATAAGGCGTCGATCGCCAAGGCGCACCGGCTACTCGGTCTCGACGATCCGACCAAGCACGAGATCTGCCGGCTTGCGATCGCTGCGCACCGCCGCAAGGTGGGCTCGCAGCAGAAGCAGGCGCGACCGCTGCGGTTCCGCGGCGCGGTCAAGAATCCGGTGCAGGACACTCCGCGCGGCATCCATATCCGCGCAATACTAGCCGCCTGTGACGGCACGCCCACGGGCCTCCGCAACCGCGCGCTGCTTTCGGTTGCCTACGACACGGGCCTGCGCGCGAGCGAACTGGTCACCATCGCGCTCGAGGACATTGTCGAAGCGCTCGACCCCGATGCAAGGCTGCTCCGGATCGGTCGACACAAGGGCGACCAGGACGGCGAAGGCTCGACCGCCTATCTCTCGCCGCGCAGCGTGGGGGCGCTTGATGCCTGGCTGCGCGCTGCGGACGTCAGCGAGGGTCCGGTGTTCCGACGGGTCATCGTGCGGCGTTACGCCGCCCGGCCCGCGCGCAGGCGGATCGATCCAAACACGCTGTCGGGCCGGGCGATCTGGGATCCACGCAGGTTCGCGGCGAAGGCGGTGGTCGCTGCGCGCACCGAATACCATGTTGGCGAAAAGGCGTTACATCCTGGCTCGGTGACCCCGCTCGTCCGCGGCATGATTACTGCAGCTATCGATGCCGGCGCGTTCGGCGATCTCGACAAAGAACAGGCGAGGAAATTGGTCGCAGGATTCAGTGCCCATTCGACGCGGGTCGGGTTGAACCAAGATCTGTTCGCGATCGGCGAAACGCTCGCCGGGATCATGGATGCGCTGCGGTGGAAGTCGCCAAAGATGCCGCTAGCATACAACCGCAATCTTGCTGCCGAAGCTGGCGCAGCAGGTCGGCTACTATCGAAGCTAGATTAGGTCGTTCGGCGAGCGGTGTTTCGCAGCTGACACCGGCAGCTTTGCGCCCTATTGTGTTGAAAAAGTCTGCCGCGCGTTTTGGTCAGCAATAATCGAATCTTGATGGGCCGTTCGACGCAGCAATGATTCAAGCGGCGAGACTGACCTGAATCATTATTGCCAAAAACTGGCCGCTGGGTCGTCAGCTTCGACTTTTTCAACACAATACGCCCCAATATCAGTCATCCGACCACTCCGGCCATATTCCCGAAAGCGGACGGTGAAATGATCGTCGCAAGCGGAAGCAATGCCAGACACTTGTGACTGTCCGGAAGCAGAGAGCGTCCAGAGGCCCTTGTCGATTTCACAGGGGAAATGCTTAAGGCGTGGTAGGTCATCGACATGACCTGATGGCCGTGAATCTGCGAATCTTCGCTCGCCGTTTATATTCATTCACCACCTGCCACTTCGTAAGCGTCCGGTCGAAACCGTTGTCGGCAATGGCCGGTTTCGGGATGCGGGTGGCGGCACCGGAATGACCGGGTTTGGGTGGGGAGCGGAAGGGCGGCTTTGCACGGGGGCGTCTGCTTTCGGCGGCCCGGTCTGAGTATAAGTACCCGACCTTGCAGGCGGGGCTTACCTTCCTGAGTGGCATACTGCTTCGATGTTTATTCCGTCCGGGTCGTAAACAAAGGCTCCGTAATAATCGTCATGATAACGGCGAATGCCGGGTGCGCCATTGTCGGTGCCGCCCGCGGCCAGCGCTGCTTCGTAGAATGCGTCAACTTGCTCGCGGGTCTGGGCAATGAACGCGAAGTGGGTAGCTTCCCCCACTCTGGCTCCGCCGACGACCCAGAACAGTGGTTTGTGCTCTCGTCCGAAGCCGTGCATCGTCGCGCCGGTTTTCTGCTGTTCGCCTTCCTCCTCGGCGTGCTCAGGCGGGATTGAAAGAAGCAGTCGCAGTCCGAGTGGAGCAAGCGCCTTCTCGTAAAAATGGCGCGATCTCTCGGCATCGGAGACTCCGATGTTGAGATGGTCGATGATGGTTTCTTGGTAGGGGTTCATATCACGGTTCCTTGCGGCGAAGTGCTCGTTTGCCCACCGGCACTACGACACCGCTGCTGACAGCGCGGTGTCAGCATTATGACGCTAGAGGCATTGTGATGAGACGCGCAGACAGACTGATCCAGATCATCCAGATTCTTCGGCGGCGCGCTATGCCGACCACCGCTCGCATGCTGGCCGAGGAATTGGAGGTCGCACCGCGGACCGTTTACCGCGACATCGTCGCGTTGCAGGCCGCGCGCGTTCCGGTCGATGGGGAAGCAGGTATCGGATATGTGCTGCGCCCCGGCTATGATCTGCCGCCTTTAATGTTCACGGCGGAAGAGATCGAAGCTGTAGTGCTCGGCGCGCAACTGGTGATCGGCCGCGCCGATCCAGGTCTCGCCAAAGCAGCAGAAAACGTCCTCGCCAAGATCAAGGCGGTGCTTCCGGGCGACGCCGAGGCACGCATCAGGCAGGCGGGCCTGATTGTCCCTCATGCTCTGGAGGAAGGAGTGACCTTCGGGGATCATGTTGCCCAGATCAGGCAAGCGGTCCGGCAAAGTTGCAAGCTTGCGATTACCTACACCGACCGGTCTGATCACCAGACATGCCGGGTTATCTGGCCGCTGGGCCTGTACCTTTACAGCCATGTGACCCTTGTATGTGCCTGGTGTGAAGAGCGCCGCGACTTTCGCGCGTTCCGCTCTGATCGGATCACCACATGCCGCACACTCGATCAGCGATTCGATGGAGGGTGCGGTAAGCTCATGCAGGATTTCCTCACGCATTTTGAAGGTCGTCAAGGGACAAAGCCCAACGAGACAGCTGTCTGACCTGTCGCGGATGATGCTTGGTGCGTCGACCATGCATGGCAAAATTGAGGCCGACCACACTCCCCTAGAAGATACCGAGATGAATCGCTGGTTGACTCCATACCGACTGGTTGGTATGGGGTCGCATGGACAAGACGCACTTACCCCAGTCGGCAAAGGAAAGGCTGCTCGATGCCGCCGTCATGCTCATCCGGAGGCAGGGCTTCGCCGGCACGTCTGTCGATCAGCTGTGCGCGGCAGCCGGGGTGACCAAAGGAGCGTTTTTCCACCACTTTGCTTCCAAGGAAGAGCTGGGGATTGCGGCAGCCGGACACTGGGTTACCCTGACGGCGCCTGCATTCGAAGAAGCGGACTATCAAGGCGAAGAAACCCCGCTGAAGCGCCTGCTTGCTTACCTCGACCTTCGCGCAGCTATGATCACAGGCGACACCGATGCCTTTACATGTTTGGCCGGTACGCTCGCCCAGGAAGTCCACCAGACCCACCCCAGGATCGCGCGGGCTTCCGATGCGGCCATTCGCGCGCATAGTCTGACCCTTGAGAATGATATTGCGGCCGCGCTGGCTGAACACGGACTCGAAGATGTCGATCCGGCCAGCCTCGCGCTTCATATCCAAGCCGTGCTGCAGGGCAGTTTCGTTCTCGCCAAAGCTGCCGGCGACCCTGCGGTCGCGCGCGACAGCGTCCACCACCTCAAACGCTACATTTTACTCATGTTTAATGGAGAGGAAACATGACTGAAGATAAATTGGAGCTAGTCATCGAACGTCACATCGATGCGCCTGTCGAACGTGTGTGGCAGGCCATGACCGAGCAGTTCGAAGACTGGTTCTGCACCGCACCCTGGCGCGCCGAAGCGCGCCAGCTTGAATGGCGGCCTGGCGGTCGGAGCCTCGTCGTGATGCACGGGCCCGCCGGTGAGGAGATGCCCAATGATGGTGTGGTGCTGGCGTTCGAGCCGAATCGGCGCTTTGTGTTCACCGATGCTTTTACCGCTGACTGGCAGCCCACCGGCCCCTTCATGATCGGCATCTTTGAAATCGAGCCGGAAGGCAGCGGCACATCGTACCGCGGGATCGCGCGGCACTGGACCCGCGATGCTTTTGAGCAGCACCGTGACATGGGCTTCGAGGCTGGATGGGGCGCCGCTGCCGACCAGATCAAGACGCTGGCAGAGAGAGGATGAGCAGCATGGCACATCTTATTCGAAGCACGCCGGTACCATCGCGATGGTCCCTCCGTATAGGCTGGAGCCTCAGCGGTCTCGCCATCCTGATGCTCGGCATGGATGCCGGCGCCAAGCTGATTGCTCCGGAGGTAATGATCGCCAACAGCCCGCCTCTCGGGCTGCCGGCTGACCCCGGCTTCCACCGTATCCTTGGCGCGATCCTTGCGCTCTGCACGCTGCTCTACGCTTGGCCGCGGACATCACCGATCGGCGCGGTCCTGCTGACAGGCTATCTGGGCGGCGCTGTCGCTACCCACCTGCGGGTCGATAGTCCGCTCGTGACCCATACATTTGTCAGCGTCTATCTCGGCGCGATTGTCTGGCTAGGGCTCATGCTGCGTGATCGCCGTGTCGCTGCTC
The genomic region above belongs to Erythrobacteraceae bacterium WH01K and contains:
- a CDS encoding 3'-5' exonuclease, with product MNDLDAMAEALQASGQYRVLRRLQPRLRINDSGGAPTRLGLFVDVETTGLDPTKHEIIELGMIPFSYLPDGLICDIGPPFEQFQEPSAPIPPEITRLTGITDAMVAGHRIDLDAVRALVDRASLVIAHNAGFDRRFLERLSDAFVFKPWACSMSQIDWIGEGHEGVKLAYLAAGAGFFYDRHRAVHDCRAAIELLAMPLPASRVPAMQKLLEKARRPSWRIWAENSPFDLKDVLKARGYRWNGDDNPNPRAWYIDVDDGLQGDEIAFLRKEIYLRDVELLVREITPFNRFSDRT
- a CDS encoding tyrosine-type recombinase/integrase, with the translated sequence MPDIAPPSASPGSALTELQTDLAIALRTPNVAVDRELLAAYVEAAAPNSIRALRQDVEAFDLWCRRSDTRAFPATPGMVADWLKHRASEGAAPASLVRYKASIAKAHRLLGLDDPTKHEICRLAIAAHRRKVGSQQKQARPLRFRGAVKNPVQDTPRGIHIRAILAACDGTPTGLRNRALLSVAYDTGLRASELVTIALEDIVEALDPDARLLRIGRHKGDQDGEGSTAYLSPRSVGALDAWLRAADVSEGPVFRRVIVRRYAARPARRRIDPNTLSGRAIWDPRRFAAKAVVAARTEYHVGEKALHPGSVTPLVRGMITAAIDAGAFGDLDKEQARKLVAGFSAHSTRVGLNQDLFAIGETLAGIMDALRWKSPKMPLAYNRNLAAEAGAAGRLLSKLD
- a CDS encoding VOC family protein encodes the protein MIDHLNIGVSDAERSRHFYEKALAPLGLRLLLSIPPEHAEEEGEQQKTGATMHGFGREHKPLFWVVGGARVGEATHFAFIAQTREQVDAFYEAALAAGGTDNGAPGIRRYHDDYYGAFVYDPDGINIEAVCHSGR
- a CDS encoding YafY family protein, whose translation is MRRADRLIQIIQILRRRAMPTTARMLAEELEVAPRTVYRDIVALQAARVPVDGEAGIGYVLRPGYDLPPLMFTAEEIEAVVLGAQLVIGRADPGLAKAAENVLAKIKAVLPGDAEARIRQAGLIVPHALEEGVTFGDHVAQIRQAVRQSCKLAITYTDRSDHQTCRVIWPLGLYLYSHVTLVCAWCEERRDFRAFRSDRITTCRTLDQRFDGGCGKLMQDFLTHFEGRQGTKPNETAV
- a CDS encoding TetR/AcrR family transcriptional regulator; amino-acid sequence: MDKTHLPQSAKERLLDAAVMLIRRQGFAGTSVDQLCAAAGVTKGAFFHHFASKEELGIAAAGHWVTLTAPAFEEADYQGEETPLKRLLAYLDLRAAMITGDTDAFTCLAGTLAQEVHQTHPRIARASDAAIRAHSLTLENDIAAALAEHGLEDVDPASLALHIQAVLQGSFVLAKAAGDPAVARDSVHHLKRYILLMFNGEET
- a CDS encoding SRPBCC domain-containing protein; protein product: MTEDKLELVIERHIDAPVERVWQAMTEQFEDWFCTAPWRAEARQLEWRPGGRSLVVMHGPAGEEMPNDGVVLAFEPNRRFVFTDAFTADWQPTGPFMIGIFEIEPEGSGTSYRGIARHWTRDAFEQHRDMGFEAGWGAAADQIKTLAERG
- a CDS encoding DoxX family protein; the protein is MAHLIRSTPVPSRWSLRIGWSLSGLAILMLGMDAGAKLIAPEVMIANSPPLGLPADPGFHRILGAILALCTLLYAWPRTSPIGAVLLTGYLGGAVATHLRVDSPLVTHTFVSVYLGAIVWLGLMLRDRRVAALLATSQTADQSLLAEDVFND